The Arthrobacter burdickii genome window below encodes:
- a CDS encoding DUF1622 domain-containing protein, protein MAFQEVMEGVGQAVDAAGVAAIVIGAVIATVLAGFALLRRRTEDGVYHRYRQRLGRSILLGLELLVAADIIRTVAVTPTFESVGVLALIVIIRTFLSWSLELEISGRWPWQKGAANPATDGQ, encoded by the coding sequence GTGGCATTCCAGGAGGTCATGGAGGGCGTGGGCCAGGCGGTCGATGCCGCGGGTGTCGCCGCCATCGTCATCGGCGCCGTCATCGCCACCGTCCTGGCGGGATTTGCGCTGCTCCGGCGTCGTACGGAGGACGGCGTCTACCACCGGTACCGTCAGCGGCTGGGCCGCTCGATCCTCCTGGGCCTCGAACTGCTCGTCGCCGCCGACATCATCCGCACCGTGGCCGTGACCCCCACGTTCGAATCGGTCGGAGTGCTGGCCCTGATCGTCATCATCCGGACCTTCCTCAGCTGGTCCCTCGAACTCGAGATCAGCGGCAGGTGGCCCTGGCAGAAGGGCGCCGCGAACCCCGCTACGGACGGACAGTAA